A region of Myxococcus stipitatus DSM 14675 DNA encodes the following proteins:
- a CDS encoding DUF192 domain-containing protein: protein MRWKVTNETRQRPLADRAEKATNFVQRFKGLMGRAELAVGEGLHIQPCNSIHTFFMRIPIDVAFLDAQGRIVKQMLALPPWRATSVYFQARSVLELPAGVLAASGTQEGDRLSFEPASQAPVSPA, encoded by the coding sequence ATGCGCTGGAAGGTGACCAACGAGACGCGGCAACGGCCGCTGGCGGACCGGGCCGAGAAGGCAACGAACTTCGTCCAGCGTTTCAAGGGGCTGATGGGCCGCGCCGAGCTCGCCGTGGGCGAGGGCCTCCACATCCAGCCCTGCAACTCCATCCACACGTTCTTCATGCGCATCCCCATTGACGTCGCCTTCCTGGACGCCCAGGGGCGCATCGTCAAGCAGATGCTTGCACTCCCCCCATGGCGTGCGACATCGGTGTACTTCCAAGCACGCTCCGTCCTGGAGCTTCCCGCGGGGGTCCTGGCCGCCAGCGGCACCCAGGAGGGGGACCGGCTGAGCTTCGAGCCTGCCTCCCAGGCCCCGGTGTCCCCTGCCTGA
- a CDS encoding tRNA (cytidine(34)-2'-O)-methyltransferase, giving the protein MLEPLARPLHLVLVSPQIPPNTGNVARLCAVTGCRLILVEPLGFSIDDRQLKRAGLDYWDKVFLRLYPTYAAYVEAYPDARRWLFSARAEQSLYEARFEEGDHLVFGSEVTGLLPEVMEGGTGTALGIPMLEGRRSMNLSTAVGVGTYEALRQVCFAGAGRRAPSAS; this is encoded by the coding sequence ATGCTCGAGCCCCTGGCGCGTCCTCTGCATCTGGTTCTGGTCTCTCCTCAGATTCCCCCCAACACGGGCAACGTCGCCCGGCTGTGCGCGGTGACGGGCTGCCGGCTCATCCTGGTGGAGCCCCTGGGGTTCTCCATCGATGACCGCCAGCTCAAGCGGGCGGGGCTGGACTACTGGGACAAGGTATTTCTACGGCTGTACCCGACCTATGCGGCGTACGTGGAGGCGTACCCGGACGCCCGGCGGTGGCTGTTCTCGGCCCGGGCGGAGCAGTCCTTGTATGAGGCCCGCTTCGAGGAGGGGGACCACCTGGTGTTCGGCTCGGAGGTGACGGGGCTGTTGCCGGAGGTGATGGAGGGGGGGACGGGGACGGCGCTGGGGATTCCCATGCTGGAGGGGCGGCGGAGCATGAACCTGTCCACGGCGGTGGGGGTGGGGACGTACGAGGCCCTGCGACAGGTCTGTTTCGCAGGGGCGGGCAGGCGGGCCCCCTCGGCAAGTTGA
- a CDS encoding J domain-containing protein has translation MNSSQAAEALYSAHKNRATGWLTLSAGGRESRLMLREGDLVGTRLGFGYQSPAQALLQSGLLSAEALDALWARGGAGAADEELLEEHGLESDAVVEQQVLAHVRRLSELAERAAFEPGSVEAEFQPISGVRVVRAALERAGAGGAKGRVFRCADVSVCEPWITDASERELLATLGEFRAPEALTPAREALLLVLEREGGVEALSVEEWEAREEARRREAEEARLAEEARLAEEARRVEEARLAEEARLAEEARRVEEARLAEVARLEEEARRVEEARLAEEARLAEEARRVEEARLAEEARLRAEEERLAEEARLAEEARLAEEARLRAEAARVAEEARLAEEARLAEEARLRAEEERRAEEARLAEVARLAEEARRAEEARLRAEEERRAEEARLVEAARLAEEARLRAEEARRAEEARLAEEVRLAQEARLAEEARVAEEARLAEEARLAEEARLAEEARLAEEVRLAEEARLAEEARLAEEARIAEEARVAEEARLAEEARVAEEARLAEEARLAEEARLAEEARLAEEARLAEEARLAEEARVAEEARVAEEARVAEEARVAEEARLAEEARLAEEARLAEEARVAEEARVAEEARLAEEARLAEEARLAEEARLAEEARLAEEARLAEEARVAEEARLAEEARVAEEARLAEEARLAEEARVAEEARLAEEARVAEEARLAEEARLAEEARLAEEARVAEEARVAEEARLAEEARVAEEVRLAEEARVAEEARVAEEARVAEEARLAEEARLAEEARLAEEARLAEEARLAEEARLAEEARLAEEARVAEEARLAEEARLAEEARVAEEARVAEEARLAEEARLAEEARLAEEARLAEEARLAEEARVAEEARLAEEARVAEEARVAEEARVAEEARVAEEARLAEEARLAEEARLAEEARLAEEARLRAEEERLAEEVRRAEEARLAEEAARLRAEEERRAAEEAQLAEEARLRAEEERLVEEARLAEEARLAEEAARLRAEEALRAEEARLAEEAQQAEEARLAEEARLAEEARLAEEARHAEEVRLEVERRRADAVRRAKEARQVEQARLAEEQRLAEESRLAEEARLAEEAQFAAAQSLERSPPTSIEELSSDDIEALTLDVGDIIPADDSEPPPLTTSTSRATNVPPLASASQSGLPLHTESREALRSARDRAQAELLHDMEEALRRSKPQPVEAWLADEPPRTVPPTRTRDQVPVQDESWRAKETLLDADSSPEAELPLLEAEPELELWADATPAAEPLPTPRPFAPPGPPVLTPSASAEPPVLSPEDLPAEPAPREVDDSLWASRPAPVAAPPPLRLGPTAKSGKASEDDLWRIVSFDKDEAAETLTASFEAALQQVDAHLETLVRSDVNQANVGGDEPPVEAIVEATIESGFETFPGDNTGPTGETDWTEPSGDLDDWDFDEDDVAADPSNPDEAAKLRRQRLLRRAMENMGVLGGRATPAAPTGVPVTDAAPATPAAPTEPPKPDEARHAQQIEQRYADVQARRDHFYVLGVSQDASRDQVKAAFLRLAKVFHPDRLPPTLPHLAQKITSVFEAIREAYEVLYDDARRKTYLQSLQTQQAMPKAAAPGAPATGARPTAGRPESSPDDLYKMGEVYFRKRDFVTASDHYDRAYALDPKATYLAARGWAIYMDPSRKADMPKAKQMMMDAVRADPNCDRAHYQLGVIARVEGDMDRAERHFREAVRANSKHLEANQELRLIDMRKKNPPKKGGFFR, from the coding sequence ATGAACTCGTCGCAGGCCGCTGAAGCGCTGTATTCCGCTCACAAGAACCGAGCCACCGGATGGCTGACGCTGTCCGCGGGAGGGCGCGAGTCGCGGCTGATGCTGCGCGAGGGAGACCTCGTGGGGACTCGGCTGGGGTTCGGGTATCAGAGCCCGGCGCAGGCGTTGTTGCAGAGTGGACTGTTGAGCGCGGAGGCGTTGGATGCGCTCTGGGCGCGGGGTGGGGCGGGGGCGGCGGACGAGGAGTTGTTGGAGGAGCACGGGCTCGAGTCGGACGCGGTGGTGGAGCAGCAGGTGCTCGCCCATGTCCGGCGGCTGAGTGAGTTGGCGGAGCGCGCGGCCTTCGAGCCGGGGAGTGTGGAGGCGGAGTTCCAGCCCATCTCCGGCGTGAGGGTGGTGCGAGCGGCACTGGAGCGGGCGGGGGCGGGTGGGGCGAAGGGGCGGGTGTTCCGGTGCGCGGATGTTTCGGTGTGCGAGCCGTGGATTACGGATGCGTCCGAGCGGGAGTTGTTGGCGACGCTGGGGGAGTTCCGGGCGCCGGAGGCGCTGACGCCCGCGCGTGAGGCGCTGTTGCTGGTGCTCGAGCGCGAGGGGGGCGTCGAGGCGCTGTCGGTGGAGGAGTGGGAGGCGCGGGAGGAGGCTCGGCGGCGGGAGGCGGAGGAGGCCCGGCTTGCTGAAGAGGCTCGGCTGGCGGAGGAGGCGCGTCGGGTCGAGGAGGCTCGGCTTGCTGAAGAGGCTCGGCTGGCGGAGGAGGCGCGTCGGGTCGAGGAGGCTCGGCTTGCTGAAGTGGCTCGGCTGGAGGAGGAGGCACGTCGGGTCGAGGAGGCTCGGCTTGCTGAAGAGGCTCGGCTGGCGGAGGAGGCGCGTCGGGTCGAGGAGGCTCGGCTTGCTGAAGAGGCTCGGCTTCGTGCGGAGGAGGAGCGCCTCGCCGAAGAGGCTCGATTGGCGGAGGAGGCGCGACTCGCTGAAGAGGCTCGGCTTCGCGCGGAAGCGGCGCGTGTCGCCGAAGAGGCTCGGTTGGCGGAGGAGGCGCGGCTCGCCGAAGAGGCGCGGCTTCGTGCGGAAGAAGAGCGCCGTGCGGAAGAGGCTCGACTCGCCGAAGTGGCGCGGCTGGCTGAGGAGGCCCGTCGTGCCGAAGAGGCTCGGCTCCGTGCGGAGGAAGAGCGTCGTGCCGAGGAGGCACGACTTGTCGAGGCTGCTCGACTCGCCGAAGAGGCGCGGCTTCGTGCTGAAGAAGCGCGCCGTGCTGAGGAGGCTCGGCTCGCAGAAGAAGTCCGCCTCGCTCAGGAGGCTCGACTCGCAGAAGAGGCTCGCGTCGCTGAGGAGGCCCGACTCGCTGAAGAGGCTCGACTCGCTGAAGAGGCTCGACTCGCAGAAGAGGCCCGCCTCGCTGAGGAGGTTCGACTCGCAGAAGAGGCTCGACTCGCAGAAGAGGCTCGACTCGCAGAAGAGGCTCGCATCGCTGAGGAGGCTCGCGTCGCAGAGGAGGCCCGCCTCGCAGAAGAGGCTCGCGTCGCTGAGGAGGCTCGACTCGCTGAAGAGGCTCGCCTTGCTGAAGAGGCTCGCCTTGCTGAGGAGGCCCGTCTCGCTGAGGAGGCTCGACTCGCTGAAGAGGCTCGCCTTGCTGAAGAGGCTCGCGTCGCAGAGGAGGCTCGCGTCGCAGAGGAGGCTCGCGTCGCTGAGGAGGCCCGCGTCGCAGAGGAGGCCCGCCTCGCTGAGGAGGCTCGACTCGCAGAAGAGGCTCGACTCGCAGAAGAGGCTCGTGTCGCTGAGGAGGCTCGTGTCGCTGAGGAGGCCCGCCTCGCTGAGGAGGCCCGACTCGCAGAAGAGGCTCGACTCGCAGAAGAGGCTCGACTCGCAGAAGAGGCGCGACTCGCAGAAGAGGCTCGACTCGCAGAAGAGGCGCGTGTCGCTGAGGAGGCTCGACTCGCAGAAGAGGCTCGTGTCGCTGAGGAGGCTCGACTCGCAGAAGAGGCTCGCCTCGCTGAAGAGGCTCGCGTCGCAGAGGAGGCCCGACTCGCTGAAGAGGCTCGCGTCGCAGAGGAGGCTCGACTCGCAGAAGAGGCTCGACTCGCTGAGGAGGCCCGACTCGCTGAAGAGGCTCGCGTCGCAGAGGAGGCTCGCGTCGCAGAGGAGGCTCGCCTCGCTGAAGAGGCTCGCGTCGCAGAGGAGGTCCGACTCGCAGAAGAGGCTCGCGTCGCAGAGGAGGCTCGCGTCGCAGAGGAGGCTCGCGTCGCTGAGGAGGCCCGACTCGCTGAAGAGGCTCGACTCGCTGAAGAGGCTCGACTCGCAGAAGAGGCTCGACTCGCAGAAGAGGCTCGACTCGCAGAAGAGGCTCGACTCGCAGAAGAGGCTCGACTCGCAGAAGAGGCTCGTGTCGCTGAGGAGGCCCGCCTCGCTGAGGAGGCTCGACTCGCAGAAGAGGCTCGCGTCGCTGAGGAGGCTCGCGTCGCTGAGGAGGCTCGACTCGCAGAGGAGGCCCGCCTCGCTGAGGAGGCTCGACTCGCAGAAGAGGCTCGCCTCGCTGAGGAGGCCCGACTCGCTGAAGAGGCTCGTGTCGCAGAGGAGGCCCGACTCGCAGAAGAGGCTCGCGTCGCAGAAGAGGCTCGCGTCGCTGAAGAGGCTCGCGTCGCAGAAGAGGCTCGCGTCGCTGAGGAGGCCCGCCTCGCAGAGGAGGCCCGCCTCGCAGAAGAGGCCCGTCTCGCAGAAGAGGCCCGTCTCGCTGAGGAGGCGCGGCTTCGTGCGGAAGAAGAGCGCCTTGCTGAGGAAGTTCGTCGCGCTGAAGAGGCTCGGCTAGCAGAGGAGGCCGCGCGGCTCCGCGCAGAAGAAGAGCGTCGTGCTGCCGAGGAGGCTCAGCTCGCAGAAGAGGCTCGACTTCGTGCGGAAGAAGAGCGCCTTGTTGAGGAAGCGCGCCTCGCTGAAGAAGCCCGGCTCGCAGAGGAGGCCGCGCGGCTCCGTGCGGAAGAAGCGCTCCGTGCAGAGGAGGCTCGCCTCGCAGAAGAAGCCCAACAGGCGGAAGAGGCTCGTCTCGCAGAGGAAGCCCGCCTCGCCGAGGAAGCGCGACTGGCCGAAGAGGCTCGTCACGCGGAAGAAGTCCGCCTCGAGGTCGAGCGCCGCCGTGCCGATGCCGTGCGCCGTGCGAAGGAAGCTCGCCAGGTCGAACAGGCTCGACTCGCCGAAGAACAGCGCCTGGCCGAAGAGTCCCGTCTCGCCGAGGAAGCCCGCCTCGCGGAAGAGGCCCAGTTCGCGGCCGCCCAATCCCTCGAGCGTTCCCCTCCGACCTCCATCGAGGAACTCTCATCCGACGACATCGAGGCCCTGACCCTCGACGTCGGAGACATCATCCCGGCGGACGACTCCGAGCCACCCCCGCTCACGACCTCCACGTCCCGCGCCACCAACGTCCCACCCCTCGCGTCCGCATCCCAGTCCGGGCTCCCCCTCCACACGGAGAGCCGCGAAGCCCTGCGTTCCGCGAGAGACCGTGCCCAGGCAGAGCTCCTCCACGACATGGAGGAGGCCCTGCGCCGCTCGAAGCCGCAGCCCGTCGAGGCGTGGCTCGCCGACGAGCCTCCCCGCACCGTCCCTCCCACGCGCACGAGAGATCAGGTCCCCGTCCAGGACGAGTCCTGGCGCGCCAAGGAGACCCTCCTCGACGCCGATTCCTCGCCCGAAGCGGAGCTCCCGCTGCTCGAGGCCGAGCCCGAACTCGAGCTCTGGGCCGACGCCACTCCCGCCGCCGAGCCGCTCCCCACCCCGCGCCCCTTCGCGCCCCCTGGCCCGCCGGTCCTGACTCCCTCCGCCAGCGCGGAACCCCCGGTCCTCTCACCCGAGGATCTCCCCGCCGAGCCGGCTCCGAGGGAAGTCGACGACAGCCTGTGGGCCTCCCGCCCGGCCCCCGTGGCCGCGCCCCCGCCCTTGCGCCTGGGCCCCACAGCCAAGAGCGGCAAGGCCAGCGAGGACGACCTCTGGCGCATCGTCTCCTTCGACAAGGACGAGGCCGCCGAAACGCTGACAGCCTCCTTCGAGGCGGCCCTCCAGCAGGTGGATGCTCACCTGGAGACGCTCGTCCGCTCGGATGTCAATCAGGCGAATGTCGGCGGGGACGAGCCCCCTGTCGAAGCCATTGTCGAAGCAACCATCGAATCAGGCTTCGAGACCTTCCCCGGTGACAATACCGGCCCAACTGGCGAGACTGATTGGACCGAGCCGTCGGGTGATCTGGACGACTGGGACTTCGACGAGGACGACGTGGCGGCAGACCCCTCCAACCCCGACGAGGCAGCGAAGCTCAGGCGCCAGCGCCTGCTTCGCCGTGCCATGGAGAACATGGGCGTGCTGGGTGGGCGAGCAACGCCAGCGGCGCCAACGGGCGTCCCCGTCACCGACGCCGCCCCCGCCACACCCGCCGCCCCGACGGAGCCCCCCAAGCCGGACGAGGCTCGGCACGCGCAGCAGATCGAGCAGCGCTACGCCGACGTCCAGGCCCGCCGCGACCACTTCTACGTCCTGGGGGTCTCCCAGGACGCCTCCCGGGATCAGGTGAAGGCGGCCTTCCTCCGCCTGGCCAAGGTCTTCCACCCCGACCGCCTCCCGCCGACGCTTCCGCACCTCGCGCAGAAGATCACCTCCGTCTTCGAGGCCATCCGCGAGGCGTACGAGGTCCTCTACGACGACGCCCGTCGCAAGACCTACCTCCAGTCGCTCCAGACCCAGCAGGCGATGCCGAAGGCCGCGGCGCCGGGGGCACCCGCGACGGGGGCTCGTCCCACGGCCGGTCGCCCGGAGAGCAGCCCCGACGACCTGTACAAGATGGGCGAGGTCTACTTCCGCAAGCGCGACTTCGTCACCGCCTCGGACCACTACGACCGGGCCTACGCGCTGGACCCCAAGGCGACCTACCTGGCCGCGCGAGGCTGGGCCATCTACATGGACCCCTCGCGCAAGGCGGACATGCCCAAGGCCAAGCAGATGATGATGGACGCGGTCCGCGCGGATCCGAACTGCGACCGGGCCCACTATCAGCTCGGCGTCATCGCCCGGGTCGAAGGGGACATGGACCGGGCGGAGCGGCACTTCCGGGAGGCGGTGCGCGCCAACTCCAAGCACCTGGAGGCCAACCAGGAGCTGCGGCTGATCGACATGCGGAAGAAGAACCCACCCAAGAAGGGGGGCTTCTTCCGCTGA
- a CDS encoding response regulator, giving the protein MAKQHLLLVDGDAKSLRVMEVSLKKAGFSVTTAIHGKDAIEKVQISPPDLVLADTKMPEMDGFELCKALKSDERFKFIPFVFLTSQKSVEFKVRGLELGGDDYLTKPIYIKEIVTRVKMILQKAEKERIEKRETTKGGFAGSLADMGVVDLVQTFEIGRKTGVIAIQGERTGTVYFKEGRVIDAELGRLKGENAFYRLLNTFEGQFDVQFTTLDRPERIEISTQGLLMEGMRRLDEWGRMLEQLPPLETVFEIDYHQLADRLSEIPDEVNGLLRLFDGKRALSRVVEDSDFEDLAALGIISKLYFEGLIRELGNAPLEPVQSSKPGIEQWLNAAPPPSAPAVEPTPPPQIVTPATPEPLPVPPLPTPPEVPVARAMPPSVLAPPAGVEEEPVTAPPEERVSAPVPTAPANVVVFPAKPKRLEPSGLDVDGEAPTLPPAVAEGSSFLVEPPPAHRAVEHAHRSLLLDWSRVDTEGISAPTTWGPSSVWAPGHRSYAGQGNSGSVPAVASTAPVAEPAQPPRAPIFGGAAVGPHPFPPVPPPTPAPPSSEVTLVSGNDAAPVDVDTIAEVEEVPAPPQLALPPYPGHGAPERTPAPSIPEEPPTPVAPPPTLVTPVTPAPTVTPAMAASPTTPSAVATPTPSPSPAEDVAAVRSKRTGLYVAGALFLLGAVAAVVVMGGRDSPPPEPPKVGQPQEKPPAPGPSEVIPPAPVEAPSDSGTAVVEAPPPVAVEDAGTAVVEAPVEAQADSGTPVVEAPPTAEDAGAPPTQVVQDPEVEFAGYIKQARAAIVSQRFKSAAAQFRKALSIKPTSTEAKAGLGIALVNGFESESAFREATKLLVDVVREDDKNSRAWLSLGMAYQSIGKNSQAADAYKKYLMLEPSGASANEVRTMLKTLGN; this is encoded by the coding sequence GTGGCCAAGCAGCACCTGCTCCTCGTGGATGGAGACGCCAAGAGTCTCCGCGTGATGGAGGTCAGCCTGAAGAAGGCGGGCTTCTCCGTGACGACGGCCATCCACGGCAAGGACGCCATCGAGAAGGTGCAGATCAGCCCGCCGGATCTGGTGCTCGCGGACACCAAGATGCCGGAGATGGACGGCTTCGAGCTGTGCAAGGCGCTCAAGTCCGACGAGCGCTTCAAGTTCATCCCGTTCGTCTTCCTGACGAGTCAGAAGTCGGTCGAGTTCAAGGTGCGCGGGCTGGAGCTGGGTGGCGACGACTACCTGACGAAGCCGATCTACATCAAAGAGATCGTCACCCGCGTGAAGATGATCCTCCAGAAGGCGGAGAAGGAGAGGATCGAGAAGCGCGAGACGACGAAGGGTGGCTTCGCCGGCAGCCTCGCGGACATGGGCGTGGTGGACCTGGTCCAGACGTTCGAGATTGGCCGCAAGACGGGCGTCATCGCCATCCAGGGCGAGCGCACCGGCACCGTCTACTTCAAGGAAGGCCGCGTCATCGACGCGGAGCTGGGCCGGCTCAAGGGCGAGAACGCCTTCTACCGGCTGCTCAACACCTTCGAGGGGCAGTTCGACGTCCAGTTCACCACGCTGGACAGGCCCGAGCGCATCGAGATCTCCACGCAGGGACTGCTGATGGAGGGCATGCGTCGCCTCGACGAGTGGGGGCGCATGCTCGAGCAGCTCCCGCCGCTGGAGACGGTGTTCGAGATTGACTACCACCAGCTCGCCGACCGGCTCTCCGAGATTCCGGACGAGGTGAACGGGCTGCTGCGCCTGTTCGACGGCAAGCGCGCGCTGAGTCGCGTGGTGGAGGACTCGGACTTCGAGGACCTGGCCGCGCTGGGCATCATCAGCAAGCTGTACTTCGAGGGGCTCATCCGGGAGCTGGGCAACGCTCCGCTGGAGCCGGTGCAGAGCAGCAAGCCGGGCATCGAGCAGTGGCTCAACGCCGCGCCGCCCCCGAGCGCCCCCGCCGTCGAGCCCACTCCGCCGCCCCAGATTGTCACGCCCGCGACGCCCGAGCCGCTCCCGGTGCCGCCCCTCCCGACGCCTCCGGAGGTGCCCGTCGCGCGCGCGATGCCGCCCAGCGTGCTCGCGCCGCCCGCGGGAGTCGAAGAGGAGCCTGTCACGGCGCCGCCCGAGGAGCGTGTCTCGGCGCCGGTGCCCACGGCCCCGGCCAACGTGGTGGTCTTCCCCGCGAAGCCCAAGCGTCTGGAGCCGAGTGGCCTGGACGTGGATGGCGAGGCGCCCACGCTGCCGCCCGCGGTGGCGGAGGGCTCGTCGTTCCTCGTGGAGCCGCCGCCCGCGCACCGCGCCGTGGAGCACGCGCACCGCAGCCTGTTGCTCGACTGGAGCCGCGTGGACACGGAGGGCATCAGCGCGCCCACGACCTGGGGGCCGTCCTCCGTGTGGGCACCAGGGCATCGGTCCTATGCCGGGCAGGGGAACTCGGGCTCGGTGCCCGCCGTGGCGTCGACGGCTCCTGTCGCGGAGCCCGCGCAGCCTCCTCGAGCGCCCATCTTCGGAGGCGCGGCGGTGGGGCCGCATCCGTTCCCGCCCGTGCCTCCGCCGACGCCCGCGCCGCCTTCATCCGAGGTGACGCTGGTGAGCGGCAACGACGCCGCACCTGTCGACGTCGACACCATCGCGGAGGTGGAGGAGGTCCCCGCGCCGCCGCAGCTCGCGTTGCCCCCGTATCCAGGGCATGGAGCGCCGGAGCGCACGCCCGCTCCCTCCATTCCGGAGGAGCCGCCGACGCCTGTCGCGCCTCCGCCGACGCTCGTCACCCCGGTGACGCCCGCGCCCACGGTGACGCCGGCGATGGCAGCCTCGCCAACGACTCCGTCCGCGGTGGCGACGCCCACCCCGAGTCCCTCGCCCGCGGAAGATGTGGCGGCGGTCCGCTCCAAGCGCACGGGGCTCTATGTGGCCGGAGCGCTCTTCCTGCTGGGCGCGGTGGCCGCGGTGGTGGTGATGGGGGGACGAGACTCGCCGCCTCCGGAGCCGCCCAAGGTGGGCCAGCCCCAGGAGAAGCCGCCCGCGCCGGGGCCCTCGGAAGTCATCCCGCCCGCGCCCGTGGAAGCCCCGAGTGATTCGGGCACCGCCGTCGTGGAGGCCCCGCCTCCCGTGGCCGTCGAGGACGCGGGGACGGCCGTGGTCGAGGCCCCCGTGGAAGCCCAGGCCGATTCCGGCACCCCGGTCGTGGAAGCGCCCCCGACTGCGGAGGACGCTGGAGCTCCGCCCACGCAGGTGGTGCAGGACCCGGAGGTGGAGTTCGCCGGGTACATCAAGCAGGCCCGCGCGGCCATCGTCAGCCAGCGCTTCAAGTCCGCCGCGGCTCAGTTCCGCAAGGCCCTGTCCATCAAGCCCACGTCGACCGAGGCGAAGGCGGGGCTGGGCATCGCGCTGGTCAACGGCTTCGAGTCCGAGTCCGCCTTCCGCGAGGCCACGAAGCTGCTCGTGGACGTCGTGCGCGAGGACGACAAGAACTCCCGCGCCTGGCTGTCGCTGGGCATGGCCTACCAGTCCATCGGCAAGAATTCCCAGGCGGCCGACGCCTACAAGAAGTATTTGATGCTGGAACCCTCGGGGGCGTCCGCCAACGAGGTCCGCACCATGCTCAAGACGCTTGGCAACTGA
- the tsaD gene encoding tRNA (adenosine(37)-N6)-threonylcarbamoyltransferase complex transferase subunit TsaD translates to MLVLGLETSCDETAAAVVEDGRRVLSDVVSTQVDIHRRWGGVVPELASRNHIVQVMPVVHEALTRAEKTLDDVDLIAVTSGPGLIGALLVGLQVAKGLSLATGKPFVGANHLEGHLLAIRLLEDAPEPPFLGLVVSGGHTSLYEVKDFGHYRLVGSTRDDAAGEAYDKTARILGLPYPGGLPIDQLAQKGNPEAIRFPRALPGDNFDVSFSGLKTAVLHHVQKHGVPEGQALSDLCASFQEAVADVLSKKLVAAARRLGHTKLVLCGGVAANSRLRALCQQRAQERGLRMFLPPVRLCTDNGAMIAVAGYEAWRRGLRGDFRLAADPAWRM, encoded by the coding sequence TTGCTCGTCCTCGGACTGGAAACCTCCTGTGATGAGACCGCCGCCGCCGTCGTGGAAGACGGCCGGCGGGTGTTGTCGGACGTCGTCTCCACCCAGGTGGACATCCACCGTCGTTGGGGGGGCGTGGTGCCGGAGCTGGCGTCGCGCAACCACATCGTCCAGGTGATGCCGGTGGTGCACGAGGCGCTCACCCGCGCCGAGAAGACGCTCGACGATGTGGACCTCATCGCCGTGACCTCGGGCCCGGGGCTGATTGGCGCGCTGCTGGTGGGGCTCCAGGTGGCCAAGGGGTTGAGCCTCGCCACCGGAAAGCCCTTCGTCGGCGCCAACCACCTGGAGGGCCACCTGCTCGCCATCCGGCTGCTCGAGGATGCGCCGGAGCCGCCGTTCCTCGGGCTTGTCGTCTCGGGCGGGCACACCAGCCTCTATGAGGTGAAGGACTTCGGCCACTACCGGCTGGTGGGCAGCACGCGCGACGACGCCGCGGGTGAGGCGTACGACAAGACGGCGCGCATCCTCGGGCTGCCGTACCCGGGAGGGCTGCCCATCGACCAGCTCGCGCAGAAGGGGAACCCGGAGGCCATCCGCTTCCCGCGCGCGCTGCCGGGAGACAACTTCGACGTCTCCTTCTCCGGGCTGAAGACGGCGGTGCTCCACCACGTGCAGAAGCACGGCGTCCCGGAGGGCCAGGCGCTCTCCGACCTGTGCGCGTCCTTCCAGGAGGCGGTGGCGGACGTGCTGTCGAAGAAGCTGGTGGCCGCCGCGCGCCGGCTGGGCCACACGAAGCTCGTGTTGTGTGGGGGCGTGGCCGCCAACTCGCGGCTTCGGGCGCTGTGTCAGCAGCGGGCCCAGGAGCGAGGGCTGCGCATGTTCCTGCCCCCGGTGCGGTTGTGCACGGACAATGGTGCGATGATCGCCGTCGCGGGATATGAGGCGTGGCGCCGCGGTCTGCGCGGAGACTTCCGCCTGGCGGCCGACCCCGCCTGGCGCATGTGA
- the rsmA gene encoding 16S rRNA (adenine(1518)-N(6)/adenine(1519)-N(6))-dimethyltransferase RsmA gives MESPRDILKRHGLRAKYSWGQNFLGDEDALSAIADALHLREGEPVVELGPGLGHLTRFLAATGAKVTAVERDRDMVTVLEKEAIPGVRVVAGNAATVNFAEVAGAPDVAVAGNLPYHLTSSILFQVLEQRAQVSRAVFTLQKEVVERLAAEPGSRDYGLLTVLLGLHFDAENVLTLEAWRFHPPPKVDSAVLSLTRRATPRAPIIDEARFTRVVKAAFAQRRKTLLNSLKSDKALASHDAWVAALETAGIDPQRRAETLAPEEFAALERALGPVAPGTVKAPVDLSSAESEE, from the coding sequence GTGGAATCGCCGCGAGACATTCTCAAGCGCCATGGTCTGCGCGCCAAGTACAGCTGGGGCCAGAACTTCCTCGGAGACGAGGACGCCCTGAGCGCCATCGCCGACGCGCTCCACTTGCGCGAAGGCGAGCCCGTCGTCGAGCTGGGCCCGGGCCTGGGCCACCTCACGCGCTTCCTCGCCGCCACCGGCGCCAAGGTCACCGCCGTGGAGCGCGACCGGGACATGGTGACAGTGCTGGAGAAGGAGGCCATCCCCGGGGTTCGCGTGGTGGCCGGCAACGCCGCCACGGTGAACTTCGCCGAGGTGGCCGGCGCGCCCGACGTCGCCGTCGCGGGCAACCTGCCGTATCACCTCACCAGCTCCATCCTGTTCCAGGTGCTGGAGCAGCGCGCGCAAGTCTCTCGCGCCGTCTTCACGCTCCAGAAGGAAGTGGTGGAGCGGCTCGCCGCGGAGCCGGGCTCGCGGGACTACGGCCTGCTCACCGTGCTCCTGGGCCTGCACTTCGACGCGGAGAACGTGCTCACGCTGGAGGCCTGGCGCTTCCATCCGCCTCCGAAGGTGGACTCCGCGGTGCTGTCCCTCACGCGCCGCGCGACGCCCCGTGCGCCCATCATCGACGAGGCCCGCTTCACCCGCGTGGTGAAGGCCGCCTTCGCGCAGCGCCGCAAGACGCTGCTCAATTCGCTCAAGTCCGACAAGGCGCTGGCCTCGCACGATGCGTGGGTCGCCGCGCTGGAGACGGCGGGCATCGACCCGCAGCGCCGCGCGGAGACGCTCGCGCCGGAGGAGTTCGCCGCCCTGGAGCGCGCGCTGGGCCCCGTGGCTCCGGGCACCGTGAAGGCGCCGGTGGACCTGTCCTCGGCGGAGTCGGAAGAGTAG